One Enterococcus silesiacus genomic window carries:
- the groEL gene encoding molecular chaperone GroEL (60 kDa chaperone family; promotes refolding of misfolded polypeptides especially under stressful conditions; forms two stacked rings of heptamers to form a barrel-shaped 14mer; ends can be capped by GroES; misfolded proteins enter the barrel where they are refolded when GroES binds; many bacteria have multiple copies of the groEL gene which are active under different environmental conditions; the B.japonicum protein in this cluster is expressed constitutively; in Rhodobacter, Corynebacterium and Rhizobium this protein is essential for growth), with the protein MAKEIKFAEDARAAMLRGVDILADTVKVTLGPKGRNVVLEKSFGSPLITNDGVTIAKEIELEDHFENMGAKLVSEVASKTNDIAGDGTTTATVLTQAIVREGLKNVTAGANPLGIRRGIELATKAAVEELHNISTVVDSKEAIAQVAAVSSGSDRVGQLIADAMEKVGNDGVITIEESKGIETELDVVEGMQFDRGYLSQYMVTDNDKMEAALENPYILITDKKISNIQDILPLLEQILQQSRPLLIIADDVDGEALPTLVLNKIRGTFNVVAVKAPGFGDRRKAMLEDIAVLTGGTVITDDLGLELKDTTIENLGNASKVVVDKDNTTIVEGAGEKAAIDARVQLIKNQIAETTSDFDREKLQERLAKLAGGVAVVKVGAATETELKELKLRIEDALNATRAAVEEGMVSGGGTALVNVIGKVTALEAEGDVATGVKIVVRALEEPIRQIAENAGYEGSVIVDKLKNIDLGIGFNAANGEWVNMVEAGIVDPTKVTRSALQNAASVAALLLTTEAVVADKPEPAGAAMPPMDPSMGMGGMM; encoded by the coding sequence ATGGCAAAAGAAATTAAATTTGCAGAAGATGCACGAGCAGCAATGCTTCGTGGCGTTGATATTTTAGCGGATACAGTAAAAGTAACATTAGGTCCTAAAGGTCGTAACGTTGTTTTAGAAAAATCTTTTGGATCACCATTGATCACTAATGATGGCGTAACAATCGCCAAAGAGATCGAATTAGAAGATCATTTTGAAAACATGGGAGCTAAACTAGTTTCTGAAGTTGCTTCTAAAACAAATGATATCGCAGGAGATGGTACAACAACTGCGACAGTCTTGACACAAGCAATCGTTCGAGAAGGCTTAAAAAATGTTACCGCAGGTGCTAATCCTTTAGGCATTCGCCGTGGTATCGAATTAGCGACAAAAGCTGCCGTTGAAGAATTACACAATATTTCAACTGTTGTTGACTCTAAAGAAGCAATTGCGCAAGTTGCGGCTGTTTCTTCTGGCTCTGACCGTGTAGGACAATTGATTGCTGACGCAATGGAAAAAGTTGGCAATGACGGTGTCATCACGATCGAAGAATCAAAAGGGATCGAAACAGAACTTGATGTCGTTGAAGGAATGCAGTTTGACCGTGGCTACTTATCACAATATATGGTGACAGATAACGATAAGATGGAAGCAGCCTTAGAAAATCCATATATCTTGATCACGGATAAAAAAATCTCTAACATTCAAGATATCTTGCCTTTGTTAGAACAAATTTTACAACAAAGCCGTCCATTATTGATTATCGCTGATGATGTTGATGGAGAAGCATTGCCAACATTAGTGTTAAACAAAATCCGCGGAACATTCAATGTTGTGGCTGTTAAAGCACCAGGCTTTGGTGATCGTCGTAAAGCGATGCTTGAAGATATCGCTGTTTTAACTGGTGGAACTGTGATCACTGATGATCTAGGACTTGAATTAAAAGATACAACAATTGAAAATCTTGGTAATGCAAGTAAAGTTGTTGTAGATAAAGACAATACAACAATCGTTGAAGGAGCAGGAGAAAAAGCTGCAATCGATGCTCGTGTTCAATTGATCAAAAATCAAATTGCAGAAACAACTTCTGATTTTGACCGTGAAAAACTACAAGAACGTTTAGCAAAATTAGCTGGCGGGGTTGCTGTTGTCAAAGTCGGTGCTGCAACTGAAACGGAACTAAAAGAATTAAAACTTCGCATTGAAGATGCTTTGAATGCAACGCGTGCGGCTGTTGAAGAAGGCATGGTTTCTGGTGGTGGTACTGCACTAGTCAATGTTATCGGCAAAGTCACTGCTTTAGAAGCAGAAGGCGATGTAGCAACAGGTGTGAAAATCGTTGTTCGTGCTTTAGAAGAACCAATTCGTCAAATCGCTGAAAATGCTGGCTATGAAGGCTCAGTAATCGTTGATAAATTAAAAAATATCGATTTAGGTATTGGTTTCAACGCAGCCAATGGCGAATGGGTAAACATGGTTGAAGCAGGAATCGTTGACCCAACTAAAGTAACTCGTTCAGCGCTACAAAATGCTGCCTCAGTTGCCGCATTACTATTAACAACAGAAGCTGTTGTTGCGGATAAACCAGAACCAGCAGGCGCTGCAATGCCTCCAATGGATCCATCAATGGGCATGGGCGGCATGATGTAA
- a CDS encoding PhoP family transcriptional regulator: protein MYTIGYISFEDRVSEGYKELFTPLQSHIQIIEKKHADQLFEHDSEVLHQIDTLVIENSGLNELNWICELIMNIRKQATVPLWILASSEHVNRTNRIVYLQLGADGIIDQANETDQSILMMRNLMRRFRNREQYGILKETSRSKMVEFKLIPQNLSVCLENGKEVNLTKLEFLTIEYLHKHARKTMTYEEIYQSVWNDTYHDRKYRVSNLIFHLRQKLEVDIEKPKYIKTVRSKGYMLNI, encoded by the coding sequence ATGTATACAATAGGCTATATTTCGTTTGAAGATCGAGTAAGCGAAGGCTATAAAGAATTATTTACACCACTTCAATCTCACATTCAAATTATTGAAAAAAAGCATGCTGATCAACTGTTTGAACATGATAGCGAAGTATTGCATCAAATAGATACGTTAGTCATTGAAAATTCTGGCTTAAATGAGCTTAATTGGATTTGTGAGCTGATCATGAATATACGCAAACAGGCAACTGTACCGCTTTGGATTTTAGCTTCATCAGAACACGTGAATCGAACAAACCGGATTGTTTATCTACAATTAGGTGCAGACGGTATTATCGACCAAGCAAACGAAACCGATCAATCGATATTGATGATGAGAAATCTAATGAGACGTTTTCGGAATCGAGAACAATATGGGATTCTCAAAGAAACATCAAGAAGCAAAATGGTTGAATTTAAATTGATCCCACAGAATTTGAGTGTTTGTTTAGAAAATGGAAAGGAAGTCAATTTAACAAAATTAGAATTTCTTACAATTGAATATTTACATAAACATGCACGCAAAACAATGACATATGAAGAAATTTATCAAAGTGTTTGGAACGATACCTATCATGATCGAAAATACCGAGTGTCCAATTTGATTTTCCATTTAAGACAAAAACTTGAAGTAGATATCGAAAAACCGAAATACATTAAAACGGTCCGCTCCAAAGGTTACATGTTAAATATTTAA
- a CDS encoding CAAX protease, which translates to MPNNFSIKKISLVTILLYGLVFFSPFLFKPFSPAIIIAGTTFTYILGAGLMIWLYIKNRGSAITVVEKEAKLTSLVFTLLLGISGIFIAMIIQAIVFSIETAITGVEPSSQNTQNIIAVILANPLFILATTIGGPIMEEFVFRRSLIGLTETYTGFWISAIISSSLFSVIHQDGHFFVYFFMGFFFALLYKMTGRIWTSIIAHCGMNTMVVIAQLVLHYANIELPK; encoded by the coding sequence ATGCCAAACAATTTTTCTATAAAAAAAATCAGTCTAGTAACAATCCTTTTATACGGACTCGTATTTTTTTCTCCATTTTTATTCAAACCATTTTCACCGGCTATTATTATTGCTGGAACGACCTTCACGTATATTCTTGGTGCTGGATTGATGATCTGGCTTTACATCAAAAATAGAGGTTCTGCTATTACAGTAGTTGAAAAAGAGGCCAAATTGACCTCTCTCGTTTTTACCTTATTACTTGGCATCAGTGGTATTTTTATCGCGATGATCATTCAAGCCATTGTTTTTAGCATTGAAACTGCCATTACAGGTGTTGAACCCAGCTCACAAAATACACAAAATATTATTGCTGTTATTTTAGCTAATCCCTTATTTATTTTAGCTACAACGATCGGCGGACCGATCATGGAAGAATTTGTTTTTCGTCGGTCTTTGATTGGCTTAACTGAAACGTACACTGGCTTTTGGATTTCAGCTATTATTAGTTCGTCCTTGTTTTCAGTTATCCATCAAGATGGGCATTTCTTTGTTTACTTTTTCATGGGTTTCTTTTTTGCATTACTGTATAAAATGACAGGCCGGATCTGGACTTCTATTATTGCCCACTGCGGCATGAATACTATGGTCGTGATTGCGCAACTCGTACTTCATTATGCAAATATTGAATTGCCTAAATAA
- a CDS encoding molecular chaperone GroES: MLKPLSDRVIIEVAKEEEKTVGGIVLASAAQEKPQTGKVIAVGEGRVLDNGTKVPADVKEGDTVMFEKYSGTEVKYEGNDYLIVSGKDIIAIVE; this comes from the coding sequence GTGTTAAAACCATTAAGCGATCGCGTCATTATTGAAGTCGCGAAAGAAGAAGAAAAAACAGTAGGCGGCATTGTGTTAGCATCAGCAGCTCAAGAAAAACCGCAAACAGGAAAAGTCATCGCAGTCGGTGAAGGCCGAGTTTTAGATAACGGTACAAAAGTTCCTGCCGATGTAAAAGAAGGCGATACAGTAATGTTTGAAAAATATTCAGGTACTGAAGTCAAATATGAAGGCAACGATTACTTGATCGTATCTGGGAAAGACATTATTGCGATCGTCGAATAA
- a CDS encoding MarR family transcriptional regulator gives MDKFVSNFKENDAASIGLSFIKAYNLWHKAIKEKLKTLNLTHPQFVVLASLGYLSQNSEEVNQVAISKQSDIDVMTVSTIIKNLEKVNLVLRQHSKKDTRAKVVKLTETGQELLNKALPLVEEIDTNFFGVLRSETEIFNSLLFTLIEENLD, from the coding sequence ATGGATAAATTTGTTTCAAATTTTAAGGAAAATGATGCTGCTTCTATCGGATTATCCTTTATAAAAGCCTATAATCTATGGCATAAAGCTATTAAAGAAAAACTAAAAACTTTAAATTTAACCCACCCACAATTTGTTGTTTTAGCTTCTTTGGGCTATCTGAGTCAAAATAGTGAAGAGGTAAATCAGGTTGCTATTTCCAAGCAATCAGATATAGACGTAATGACCGTATCAACCATTATCAAAAATTTAGAAAAAGTCAACCTAGTGCTACGTCAACATTCAAAAAAGGACACTAGAGCCAAAGTTGTCAAATTAACTGAAACTGGGCAAGAATTACTAAACAAAGCTTTACCATTAGTAGAAGAAATCGATACTAATTTTTTTGGTGTATTGAGATCTGAAACAGAAATATTTAACTCACTTCTTTTTACATTAATAGAAGAAAATCTAGATTGA